In one window of Phycisphaerales bacterium DNA:
- a CDS encoding type II secretion system protein GspG, with product MKNTRSYNRHHARRGFSLLELTLVILIIGVLMGVATVAFGPALLRGKTTGTKASMTTLKRAIVEYQGVNNQYPPTLDALAPGFVESVPMDGWGKPFYYAAPGQDGRDFDLISAGEDGQYTTADDINVWTLDESGTQ from the coding sequence ATGAAGAACACACGGTCTTACAATCGACATCACGCCCGACGCGGCTTCTCGCTGCTCGAACTGACGCTGGTGATCCTCATCATCGGCGTGCTCATGGGCGTGGCCACCGTCGCCTTCGGGCCGGCGCTCTTGCGCGGCAAGACGACCGGCACCAAGGCCAGCATGACCACGCTCAAGCGCGCCATCGTGGAGTATCAGGGCGTGAACAACCAGTACCCGCCCACGCTCGATGCGCTCGCTCCCGGCTTCGTGGAGTCGGTGCCGATGGATGGTTGGGGCAAGCCGTTCTACTACGCCGCACCGGGCCAGGACGGTCGAGACTTCGACCTGATCAGCGCGGGCGAGGATGGCCAATACACCACCGCCGACGATATCAACGTCTGGACCCTGGACGAGAGCGGTACGCAGTAA
- a CDS encoding Hsp70 family protein has protein sequence MPPRDSHDDGPIIGIDLGTTNSLAAYADDRGPRILDDNAAGSGIVPSVVRYEPRPDGSLDAIVGLDARERAVEFPLTTIASVKRLMGRSLTDAAGDIPYLPYQVLQGPRDMAAVAIPKTDGSTAILTPQEVSAEILRTMKRKAERALGESVRRAVVTVPAYFDDGQRQATRDAGRLAGLDVVRIVSEPTAAALAYGLGSAQRSNVEPATVAVFDLGGGTFDISILRITPGPSSDSPAIFQVLATDGDTRLGGDDADHALVGLFLTEANERFDLGLPDRLADALGALPPQTRRALLTFAQGVKHRLSEDTAATISIDLGEGRTYERTITREEFESLIKPWLDRSIAACKRARRAAANQPGGETIDAVVLVGGSTRIPAVRRAVAQFFGLEPYTALDPDRVVALGAAVQASTLAGLSRNSLLLDAIPLSLGIETVGGAVAKLIVAGATVPARAKETFSTSVDNQTAIELKVLQGEREMAEDCRELGMFKLRGIPPMPAGVPQLEVEFLVDANGVLNVSAIEKRSGQTATLQVIPNHGLTREEVDTIEAQAIEHARDDMTRHRIVDLVAHASLDIKWISEALDRVGNELSDDLQGRIEASVQTVREMAAKAQEDWRAVDPEAFARAKQAMDEASIPLHEAAISASLKGMSGRTT, from the coding sequence ATGCCTCCCCGAGATTCTCATGACGACGGGCCCATCATCGGCATCGACCTGGGCACCACGAATTCCCTGGCGGCCTATGCCGACGATCGCGGCCCCCGCATCCTCGACGACAATGCCGCCGGCTCTGGCATCGTCCCCAGCGTCGTTCGCTACGAGCCACGGCCCGACGGCTCCCTGGACGCCATCGTGGGGCTCGACGCCCGTGAACGGGCCGTGGAATTCCCCCTCACCACGATCGCCAGCGTCAAGCGGCTGATGGGCCGCAGCCTCACCGACGCGGCGGGCGATATTCCCTATCTGCCTTACCAAGTGCTCCAGGGCCCCAGAGACATGGCGGCCGTGGCCATCCCCAAGACCGATGGGTCGACCGCCATCCTCACGCCCCAGGAGGTATCTGCCGAGATCCTTCGCACGATGAAGCGCAAGGCCGAGCGAGCCTTGGGCGAGTCCGTCCGCAGAGCCGTCGTCACCGTGCCTGCCTACTTCGACGATGGGCAGCGACAGGCCACCCGAGACGCCGGCAGGCTCGCAGGGCTCGACGTCGTTCGCATCGTCAGTGAGCCGACTGCGGCAGCGCTCGCGTACGGCTTGGGCTCCGCCCAGCGGTCGAACGTGGAGCCCGCGACCGTCGCGGTCTTCGATCTCGGCGGGGGCACGTTCGACATCTCCATCCTCCGCATCACGCCGGGCCCAAGCAGCGACTCTCCGGCGATCTTCCAGGTGCTGGCAACCGATGGCGACACCCGGCTTGGTGGCGACGACGCCGATCATGCGCTGGTCGGCCTGTTCCTGACCGAGGCGAACGAGCGATTCGATCTGGGCTTGCCCGATCGGCTTGCCGACGCCCTCGGCGCATTGCCGCCCCAGACGCGTCGAGCGTTGCTTACCTTCGCTCAGGGCGTCAAGCACCGCTTGAGCGAAGACACGGCCGCGACCATCTCCATCGATCTGGGCGAGGGCCGAACCTACGAACGCACCATCACGCGAGAAGAGTTCGAGTCATTGATCAAGCCTTGGCTGGATCGCTCGATCGCCGCCTGCAAGCGGGCCAGGCGTGCCGCGGCCAATCAGCCGGGAGGAGAGACCATTGATGCGGTCGTACTGGTTGGCGGATCCACGCGAATCCCAGCCGTGCGCCGCGCCGTTGCCCAGTTCTTCGGGCTCGAGCCGTATACCGCTCTCGATCCCGATCGCGTCGTTGCATTGGGCGCAGCCGTGCAGGCGTCCACCCTCGCAGGGTTGAGCCGCAACAGCCTCCTTCTCGACGCGATCCCCCTGAGCCTGGGCATCGAGACGGTGGGGGGCGCCGTGGCCAAGCTCATCGTCGCCGGCGCCACCGTCCCCGCGCGCGCCAAGGAGACCTTCTCCACCAGCGTGGACAACCAGACCGCCATCGAGCTCAAGGTCCTCCAGGGCGAACGCGAGATGGCCGAGGACTGCCGCGAGTTGGGAATGTTCAAGCTCCGAGGCATTCCGCCCATGCCGGCGGGGGTGCCCCAACTCGAAGTCGAATTCCTCGTCGACGCGAACGGCGTGCTCAACGTCTCGGCGATCGAGAAGCGATCGGGGCAGACGGCGACGCTCCAGGTCATTCCGAACCATGGATTGACGCGCGAAGAGGTCGACACGATCGAGGCCCAGGCCATCGAGCACGCCCGGGACGACATGACCCGGCACCGCATCGTGGACTTGGTCGCGCATGCCTCGCTTGACATCAAGTGGATCTCCGAAGCCCTGGACCGTGTCGGCAACGAACTGTCCGACGACCTGCAAGGCCGCATCGAGGCTTCGGTCCAGACCGTCCGCGAGATGGCCGCGAAGGCGCAGGAAGACTGGCGGGCGGTCGATCCCGAGGCCTTCGCTCGGGCCAAGCAGGCGATGGACGAGGCCAGCATCCCGCTCCATGAAGCCGCGATATCGGCGTCCCTCAAGGGCATGTCAGGCCGTACGACCTGA
- a CDS encoding type II secretion system F family protein, translated as MSRAAKGPSPYLFLASSPTGGKRLGVRSAASERALASVLGRERRVLVWSRRLPAWLGSAGRMGLKDQAQFNAVLGQLVSRGVPLVEALDVTASAVDASHADRIRRVRSQVAGGSMFADACAKVGIVDPVTSAVYRAAERTGDLGGACAQIARTAERQVKVRSQAITLMFYPIIVLGVSILAGWGMLTFIVPMIGSRLASMGSELPWFTVALMTAGQTIRDNLGVFFLIVLGLLIAGIIMRKAVVLAVWNVVRRLPGMRELVLAQETTRFFSVMAAMTRSGVTLADALVVAYRTVSHAKLRKQLQTLQRRLVEGGQLAQLIEDVDALPLPVRKLLIAAERSGDLEEAFESLADDMAEEVERRSTRALAVLEPGLIIFMFLMIGSMVLAIMLPLFTATANMDMG; from the coding sequence ATGTCCAGAGCCGCCAAGGGTCCATCTCCATACCTCTTCCTGGCGTCCAGCCCCACGGGCGGCAAGCGTCTGGGGGTCCGCAGCGCCGCCAGCGAGCGGGCACTGGCATCCGTGCTCGGGCGTGAGCGACGCGTGCTCGTGTGGTCTCGGCGGTTGCCCGCGTGGCTGGGCAGCGCCGGCCGCATGGGCCTGAAGGACCAGGCCCAGTTCAACGCAGTGCTGGGCCAACTGGTCTCCCGCGGCGTACCGCTGGTCGAGGCCCTGGACGTCACCGCCTCGGCCGTCGACGCCAGCCATGCCGACCGCATCCGCCGAGTGCGATCGCAGGTCGCCGGAGGCTCGATGTTCGCCGACGCGTGTGCGAAGGTCGGCATCGTCGATCCGGTGACCTCCGCGGTCTATCGGGCCGCCGAACGCACGGGCGACCTTGGGGGCGCATGCGCCCAGATCGCCAGGACCGCCGAGCGACAGGTCAAGGTCCGCAGCCAAGCCATCACGCTCATGTTCTACCCGATCATCGTGCTGGGCGTGAGCATCCTGGCCGGCTGGGGCATGCTGACCTTCATCGTGCCCATGATCGGCTCTCGCCTTGCCAGCATGGGCAGCGAACTGCCCTGGTTCACCGTCGCCCTGATGACGGCCGGCCAGACCATCCGCGACAACCTGGGCGTGTTCTTCCTGATCGTGCTGGGGCTGCTCATCGCGGGCATCATCATGCGCAAGGCCGTGGTCCTCGCGGTGTGGAACGTCGTCCGCCGATTGCCGGGCATGCGCGAGCTCGTGCTCGCGCAGGAGACGACGCGCTTCTTCTCGGTCATGGCCGCCATGACCCGCTCGGGCGTGACGCTGGCCGACGCGCTCGTCGTGGCGTATCGGACCGTCAGCCACGCCAAGCTCCGTAAGCAATTACAGACGCTGCAGCGCCGGCTGGTCGAGGGTGGCCAGCTCGCGCAATTGATCGAAGACGTCGATGCGTTGCCGCTGCCGGTGCGCAAGCTGCTCATCGCCGCCGAACGATCGGGCGACCTCGAAGAAGCCTTCGAGAGCCTTGCCGACGACATGGCCGAGGAAGTCGAGCGTCGCAGCACGCGCGCCCTTGCGGTGCTCGAGCCCGGCTTGATCATCTTCATGTTCCTGATGATCGGGTCGATGGTGCTGGCGATCATGCTACCGCTCTTTACGGCAACGGCCAATATGGACATGGGTTGA
- a CDS encoding prepilin-type N-terminal cleavage/methylation domain-containing protein — translation MATHKPGFTLIELSMAIVIGTVILFAAMGMFHTMERADSIAEVRAEESFQLQRTQRVVSRALGSLLVMSRQEQQTAEAARTAQEQAEAAVADGRGLGGGQGEQSEQDTLDDLAATASSFRPRVLLEQDPRLRSQPMVRRVRIGQQGLGQPESTMPQRLELALSAPCVLPSYADTLRRMRIAQLGLETVEVGSSVDEEGAVRGAFVFRDERRLNELGLRVFSMWWIPIAGDEGDAELIESEGLDPAFVDGAVMLIDSIVWARWRFFKEGEWRDRFEVLGELDLAAYAELEMTTAQNVTVAWLFELAWTIGTDPDAEEGDAFGDPDAEDEPISETGEDGRTSGLGGGTN, via the coding sequence ATGGCCACCCACAAGCCCGGCTTCACGCTGATCGAACTCTCCATGGCCATCGTCATTGGCACTGTCATCCTCTTCGCGGCGATGGGCATGTTCCACACCATGGAGCGCGCCGATTCGATCGCTGAGGTGCGTGCCGAAGAGAGCTTCCAGCTCCAGCGCACGCAGCGGGTGGTCAGCCGTGCGCTGGGCTCGCTGTTGGTGATGTCTCGCCAGGAGCAGCAGACGGCCGAGGCAGCCCGGACTGCCCAGGAACAGGCCGAGGCCGCTGTTGCCGACGGCCGTGGCCTGGGCGGCGGTCAGGGCGAACAGAGCGAGCAGGACACCCTGGACGATCTGGCCGCCACGGCGAGCAGCTTCCGGCCGCGCGTGCTGCTGGAGCAAGACCCAAGGCTTCGCAGCCAGCCCATGGTTCGGCGCGTTCGCATCGGTCAACAGGGGCTGGGCCAGCCCGAAAGCACCATGCCCCAGCGCCTGGAACTTGCGCTCAGTGCGCCTTGCGTGCTTCCATCGTACGCCGACACGCTCCGCCGAATGCGGATCGCGCAGCTGGGCCTGGAGACCGTCGAGGTCGGTTCGTCCGTCGACGAAGAGGGCGCCGTGCGTGGCGCATTCGTCTTCCGAGATGAGCGGCGGCTGAACGAACTCGGTCTGCGTGTGTTCAGCATGTGGTGGATTCCCATCGCAGGAGACGAGGGCGACGCGGAGCTAATCGAATCGGAGGGCCTGGATCCTGCGTTCGTCGACGGAGCGGTCATGCTGATCGACAGCATCGTCTGGGCGCGCTGGCGGTTCTTTAAGGAGGGTGAGTGGCGCGATCGGTTCGAGGTCCTGGGCGAGCTCGATCTGGCCGCGTATGCCGAACTTGAAATGACGACGGCCCAGAACGTCACCGTCGCCTGGCTGTTCGAACTTGCATGGACGATCGGTACCGATCCTGATGCCGAAGAAGGCGACGCATTCGGCGATCCCGATGCGGAAGACGAGCCGATCAGCGAGACGGGCGAGGATGGCCGGACGTCCGGCCTGGGTGGGGGGACGAATTGA